In one window of Solanum pennellii chromosome 2, SPENNV200 DNA:
- the LOC107011250 gene encoding BTB/POZ domain-containing protein NPY3-like isoform X2 has product MVINVGDVKFYLHKFPLLSKSFRLQKLTANTNEENNDEINIDDIPGGPAAFEICAKFCYGMTVTLNAYNVVAARCAAEYLEMYETVEKGNIIYKLEVFLKSSIFRSWKDSIIVLQTTKAFLPWSEELKIVSHCLDSVASKAYIDTSKVDWSYTYNRKKLPSENGSDPLWNGVQKQQYVPRDWWVEDLSELHIDLYKRVITTIKTKGGMSPEVIGEALRAYAYRRLPGFSKGKIPGSDPVKYQYLVDMITSLLPTEKHSVSCSFLIRLLQTSVSLECGETVQSELKRRISQQLDEASVADLLLRAPANETMTYDVDTVHELVQQFMLQKRSGQSDFPEDNEFQEIYPAFASDSSKVKVARVIDGYLAEVSRDPNLPLAKFVNLAEMVSGFPRPSHDGIYRAIDMYLKEHPGITKSERKRICKLMDCRKLSAEACMHAVQNERLPLRVVVQVLFFEQARATTSSGGGSTPDLAGTIKSLLPGESHGSSRSATTNTDEDWDAVPTAEELKALKGELATLRLRDKESGCNDTNSIDIKMSVEKVIGGKAKGLIMSKKLFSKLWSNKDRVSENSSSDTSESPGSSNAGESKSTPSRSLEEAMSAANPWK; this is encoded by the exons ATGGTCATCAATGTTGGAGATGTAAAATTTTATCTCCACAAG TTCCCCCTTCTGTCCAAGAGTTTTCGTTTACAGAAGTTGACAGCTAATACAAATGAGGAAAACAATGATGAAATCAACATTGACGATATACCTGGTGGACCTGCAGCTTTTGAAATATGCGCAAAGTTCTGTTATGGTATGACGGTAACTCTGAATGCGTATAATGTGGTTGCGGCTCGCTGTGCCGCGGAATACCTGGAAATGTATGAAACTGTCGAGAAAGGTAACATTATCTACAAGCTTGAGGTTTTTCTTAAATCTAGTATCTTCCGGAGCTGGAAAGATTCAATCATTGTTCTCCAAACAACAAAAGCTTTTCTTCCCTGGTCTGAGGAATTAAAGATCGTTAGTCATTGTCTGGACTCTGTTGCATCTAAAGCTTACATTGACACCTCAAAGGTGGACTGGTCGTATACATATAACCGCAAAAAGCTCCCATCAGAAAATGGAAGTGATCCGCTATGGAATGGTGTGCAAAAGCAGCAGTATGTTCCACGAGACTGGTGGGTTGAGGACCTTTCTGAACTTCATATTGACTTGTATAAACGggtaataacaacaataaaaacaaaggGAGGAATGTCTCCAGAAGTAATTGGTGAGGCATTGAGAGCATATGCCTATAGAAGGCTACCGGGATTCAGCAAGGGTAAAATCCCAGGAAGTGATCCTGTTAAGTATCAGTACTTGGTTGATATGATTACTTCTCTGTTGCCCACAGAGAAACATAGTGTTTCATGTAGTTTCTTGATCAGATTGTTACAGACTTCTGTTTCTTTGGAATGTGGAGAGACAGTACAAAGTGAACTGAAGAGGAGGATTAGCCAGCAGCTTGATGAGGCATCGGTAGCTGACCTCCTCCTTCGGGCACCAGCTAATGAAACTATGACATATGATGTTGACACAGTACATGAACTTGTTCAGCAGTTCATGCTGCAGAAAAGGAGCGGTCAGAGTGATTTTCCTGAAGATAATGAATTTCAGGAGATATACCctgcatttgcatcagactctTCCAAAGTCAAGGTGGCAAGGGTGATTGATGGTTACCTTGCGGAAGTCTCTCGAGATCCAAATCTACCTTTGGCGAAATTTGTCAATCTTGCTGAAATGGTGTCTGGCTTCCCTAGACCTTCCCATGATGGAATTTACCGTGCTATTGACATGTATCTCAAG GAACATCCAGGAATCACCAAGAGCGAAAGGAAAAGAATTTGTAAACTTATGGACTGCCGGAAGCTATCAGCTGAGGCGTGCATGCATGCTGTGCAGAATGAGCGCCTTCCGTTGAGAGTAGTTGTACAAGTTCTGTTCTTTGAGCAAGCCAGAGCAACAACATCATCTGGTGGTGGCAGCACCCCTGACCTAGCTGGAACAATCAAGTCTTTGCTTCCAGGGGAATCCCATGGGAGCTCAAGATCTGCCACAACAAACACAGACGAGGACTGGGATGCCGTGCCTACTGCTGAGGAACTTAAAGCTTTGAAAGGGGAGCTTGCTACTCTAAGGTTGAGAGACAAAGAATCTGGTTGCAATGATACTAATTCAATAGACATAAAAATGAGTGTTGAAAAAGTTATTGGTGGCAAAGCAAAGGGCTTAATCATGTCCAAGAAGCTCTTTTCAAAGCTGTGGTCCAACAAAGATAGAGTAAGCGAGAACAGCAGCTCTGATACATCAGAAAGCCCCGGTTCTTCCAATGCTGGGGAATCAAAGTCCACCCCATCAAGAA GCTTGGAAGAAGCTATGTCTGCCGCTAACCCTTGGAAGTAG
- the LOC107009167 gene encoding probable N-acetyltransferase HLS1 encodes MVENGDLVVSIVVREFDAKNDSKEVEEVERRCEVGPGGKLSLYTDLLGDPICRVRNSPAYLMLVAEIVVHNGQNEEKSIVGMIRGCIKTVTCGTKLSRSGVKNSSDSAKPLPIFTKLAYILGLRVSPAHRRMGIALKLVCGMEEWFRGNGAEYSYIATENDNQASINLFNHKCGYSKFRTPSILVQPVFAHRVRVSSRVTILKLHPTDAETLYRRRYSTTEFFPRDIDSVLNNHLNLGTFLAVPKGLYSAETWPGVEDFLVHPPESWALLSVWNCKDVFNLEVRGASRMTKFLAKTTRLVDRAFPWLKVPSVPEVFKPFGLHFLYGLGGEGPLSVQFMKSLCDFAHNLAKESECSVVATEVASGEPLRLAIPHWKKLSCAEDLWCMKRLGEEYSDGSVGDWTKSQPGLSIFVDPREV; translated from the exons ATGGTGGAGAATGGTGATTTGGTAGTGTCGATTGTTGTGAGAGAATTTGATGCGAAAAATGATAGCAAAGAAGTGGAAGAAGTAGAGAGAAGATGCGAAGTTGGCCCCGGTGGTAAACTCTCTCTTTACACCGATCTTTTGGGTGACCCAATTTGCAGAGTTCGCAATTCTCCTGCTTATCTCATGCTG GTTGCAGAAATAGTGGTGCACAATGGACAAAACgaagaaaaatcaattgtaGGGATGATAAGGGGTTGCATCAAAACCGTTACGTGTGGGACGAAACTCTCGAGGAGTGGTGTCAAAAACAGCTCTGATTCAGCTAAGCCGCTTCCTATCTTCACCAAACTCGCCTATATTTTAGGCCTTCGTGTTTCTCCTGCTCACCG GAGAATGGGAATTGCGTTAAAACTGGTGTGCGGAATGGAGGAATGGTTCAGAGGTAATGGAGCTGAATATTCGTACATAGCTACTGAAAACGACAATCAAGCTTCCATTAATCTCTTCAACCACAAATGCGGTTACTCCAAGTTCCGTACCCCCTCCATTTTGGTCCAACCCGTTTTCGCTCATCGGGTCCGAGTATCTAGTCGGGTCACTATCCTCAAGCTCCATCCAACGGATGCTGAAACCCTATACCGCCGCCGATACTCCACCACTGAGTTCTTCCCCCGCGACATTGATTCCGTTCTCAACAACCATCTCAATCTCGGTACCTTTCTCGCGGTTCCAAAAGGCCTTTACTCTGCCGAAACTTGGCCTGGTGTAGAAGATTTCTTGGTTCATCCGCCCGAGTCATGGGCGTTGCTCAGTGTGTGGAACTGTAAGGACGTGTTCAATTTAGAGGTTCGCGGCGCATCGAGAATGACGAAATTCCTTGCTAAAACCACTCGTTTAGTGGACCGGGCTTTTCCATGGCTGAAAGTGCCGTCGGTGCCGGAGGTATTCAAGCCATTTGGGCTTCACTTTTTGTATGGGCTTGGTGGTGAAGGCCCATTATCTGTTCAATTCATGAAATCCCTCTGTGATTTTGCTCATAATTTAGCAAAAGAATCAGAGTGCAGCGTGGTGGCAACGGAGGTAGCGAGCGGTGAGCCGTTAAGGTTAGCAATCCCGCACTGGAAGAAACTATCATGCGCTGAGGACCTATGGTGCATGAAACGACTTGGGGAAGAGTACAGTGACGGGTCTGTAGGTGACTGGACAAAATCACAACCTGGTCTTTCTATATTTGTTGATCCTAGAGAAGTCTAA
- the LOC107011250 gene encoding BTB/POZ domain-containing protein NPY3-like isoform X1, producing MKFMKLGSKPDQFQTKGDNIRYVATELATDMVINVGDVKFYLHKFPLLSKSFRLQKLTANTNEENNDEINIDDIPGGPAAFEICAKFCYGMTVTLNAYNVVAARCAAEYLEMYETVEKGNIIYKLEVFLKSSIFRSWKDSIIVLQTTKAFLPWSEELKIVSHCLDSVASKAYIDTSKVDWSYTYNRKKLPSENGSDPLWNGVQKQQYVPRDWWVEDLSELHIDLYKRVITTIKTKGGMSPEVIGEALRAYAYRRLPGFSKGKIPGSDPVKYQYLVDMITSLLPTEKHSVSCSFLIRLLQTSVSLECGETVQSELKRRISQQLDEASVADLLLRAPANETMTYDVDTVHELVQQFMLQKRSGQSDFPEDNEFQEIYPAFASDSSKVKVARVIDGYLAEVSRDPNLPLAKFVNLAEMVSGFPRPSHDGIYRAIDMYLKEHPGITKSERKRICKLMDCRKLSAEACMHAVQNERLPLRVVVQVLFFEQARATTSSGGGSTPDLAGTIKSLLPGESHGSSRSATTNTDEDWDAVPTAEELKALKGELATLRLRDKESGCNDTNSIDIKMSVEKVIGGKAKGLIMSKKLFSKLWSNKDRVSENSSSDTSESPGSSNAGESKSTPSRSLEEAMSAANPWK from the exons ATGAAGTTTATGAAACTTGGATCCAAGCCTGATCAATTTCAGACAAAAGGAGATAATATCAG GTATGTAGCAACTGAATTGGCAACAGATATGGTCATCAATGTTGGAGATGTAAAATTTTATCTCCACAAG TTCCCCCTTCTGTCCAAGAGTTTTCGTTTACAGAAGTTGACAGCTAATACAAATGAGGAAAACAATGATGAAATCAACATTGACGATATACCTGGTGGACCTGCAGCTTTTGAAATATGCGCAAAGTTCTGTTATGGTATGACGGTAACTCTGAATGCGTATAATGTGGTTGCGGCTCGCTGTGCCGCGGAATACCTGGAAATGTATGAAACTGTCGAGAAAGGTAACATTATCTACAAGCTTGAGGTTTTTCTTAAATCTAGTATCTTCCGGAGCTGGAAAGATTCAATCATTGTTCTCCAAACAACAAAAGCTTTTCTTCCCTGGTCTGAGGAATTAAAGATCGTTAGTCATTGTCTGGACTCTGTTGCATCTAAAGCTTACATTGACACCTCAAAGGTGGACTGGTCGTATACATATAACCGCAAAAAGCTCCCATCAGAAAATGGAAGTGATCCGCTATGGAATGGTGTGCAAAAGCAGCAGTATGTTCCACGAGACTGGTGGGTTGAGGACCTTTCTGAACTTCATATTGACTTGTATAAACGggtaataacaacaataaaaacaaaggGAGGAATGTCTCCAGAAGTAATTGGTGAGGCATTGAGAGCATATGCCTATAGAAGGCTACCGGGATTCAGCAAGGGTAAAATCCCAGGAAGTGATCCTGTTAAGTATCAGTACTTGGTTGATATGATTACTTCTCTGTTGCCCACAGAGAAACATAGTGTTTCATGTAGTTTCTTGATCAGATTGTTACAGACTTCTGTTTCTTTGGAATGTGGAGAGACAGTACAAAGTGAACTGAAGAGGAGGATTAGCCAGCAGCTTGATGAGGCATCGGTAGCTGACCTCCTCCTTCGGGCACCAGCTAATGAAACTATGACATATGATGTTGACACAGTACATGAACTTGTTCAGCAGTTCATGCTGCAGAAAAGGAGCGGTCAGAGTGATTTTCCTGAAGATAATGAATTTCAGGAGATATACCctgcatttgcatcagactctTCCAAAGTCAAGGTGGCAAGGGTGATTGATGGTTACCTTGCGGAAGTCTCTCGAGATCCAAATCTACCTTTGGCGAAATTTGTCAATCTTGCTGAAATGGTGTCTGGCTTCCCTAGACCTTCCCATGATGGAATTTACCGTGCTATTGACATGTATCTCAAG GAACATCCAGGAATCACCAAGAGCGAAAGGAAAAGAATTTGTAAACTTATGGACTGCCGGAAGCTATCAGCTGAGGCGTGCATGCATGCTGTGCAGAATGAGCGCCTTCCGTTGAGAGTAGTTGTACAAGTTCTGTTCTTTGAGCAAGCCAGAGCAACAACATCATCTGGTGGTGGCAGCACCCCTGACCTAGCTGGAACAATCAAGTCTTTGCTTCCAGGGGAATCCCATGGGAGCTCAAGATCTGCCACAACAAACACAGACGAGGACTGGGATGCCGTGCCTACTGCTGAGGAACTTAAAGCTTTGAAAGGGGAGCTTGCTACTCTAAGGTTGAGAGACAAAGAATCTGGTTGCAATGATACTAATTCAATAGACATAAAAATGAGTGTTGAAAAAGTTATTGGTGGCAAAGCAAAGGGCTTAATCATGTCCAAGAAGCTCTTTTCAAAGCTGTGGTCCAACAAAGATAGAGTAAGCGAGAACAGCAGCTCTGATACATCAGAAAGCCCCGGTTCTTCCAATGCTGGGGAATCAAAGTCCACCCCATCAAGAA GCTTGGAAGAAGCTATGTCTGCCGCTAACCCTTGGAAGTAG